Part of the Tamandua tetradactyla isolate mTamTet1 chromosome X, mTamTet1.pri, whole genome shotgun sequence genome, ACAATGCCCCATAACCTGGGCCTGGCTCAGTGGGTGAGGCAGAAGTCTGAGTTCTTGAGTCTCCACCTGCCAAAGCAAATTCATAACTGTTTGGGTGGGAGGAAGGGTCCCCGGGCCTGTCCCAGCTGGCCAGGAGATCCAGGAGACAGCCTCAAAGACCAGGACTCTCAATAGAATGCCCATACCCCAGGGAATAAGGCAATTTAGGATGTCCCAGAGCTTTCTTTCACTCCAGTATCCCTGCTAAACACCAGCCAGGTGGAAGCCATGGACATCACTGATTCTTCTCTTCCCAACTGCAACCATGGGGCCTCAATACAACCATCAGAACTGTGATTAACTGGAGAAGTGAGGTATTAAGACCTGCTAGAGGTATAAAACCAGACTAAGGGCCATCACCATCATTCTGGCACCAAGAAGACTGAATCCCTGTGACTGAGGGCTTTATTATTAAACAGGCTTACATACCTATTAAATTCACTTAAGCTTCTGCAGAAACTGTAATGGATAATGATGCCTACGAAGCTGTGTCAAGCACAGGTTAGACTCGTAAGAGGTCAAATAGCTGGGAAGTAGCAGAGCCTAGATTTGAATCCTGGAATCTGGAGTCCAAGCTCTTAACCACTTTCAAACCAAGTTTGTCCTATATCCCTCACAAGGTGAATAAACCTCCCTGAACCCATTACTTCAGGGGAAGTGAAACCACTTTCCATTTATGGCAGGTTTAGCTCAAGACATGCGATTGGGTGCTTTATGTtctcaaaacaatcttgaaagtGTTCCGAATACTCAGAAAAGCTAGGGAGATCCAAACCCAAGCAGTCTGattcccaaacagaaactaatTAAAACAATGGGACCATCTTAGGAAATCCCAGCCATAAGGATTTCTCCTGTACACTTAAAGGCTTCAATGTATACCCAAAACACTCCCAAATTTAGTCAAACTATGAAACTTGAGGTCTCTCCTCTTCCAGCAGTCCACGCCCACATCCACCTTTCCACTCCTTCAccaaattattttctcaaagCCTCCCTCCTCCTGACCTTTCTCTAATTCTCAGTTTGTAAACTGGGTTGAGTAAGGAAACAGCACTGtcaattttcatgttttcaaattcCATCTTTTTAATCAGCTCCATGAAGGACATCCTAAACACTATGAAACACAacagaatatttctttcttccagTATTAAAAAGATGACATtcacaaacattttaaagaagttcttcTATATAATCAGGGTGGTAGTCTCATAACGTTGGAGTAAAAAACACCTCTTAGCAACCATGTTCTTGACGGAGATTTCTTGTAGGTACGTTCGGAAATTGCTTCCTAACTGTGATAAGAAAACATTGTGTACAAATTTTTTAGATGTCCCTACATgcacgttaaaaaaaaataattctgaccATTTTTTGCCAGAACCATTAATCCTGAGAGcccaaactaaaattaaaaagctagtaaaagaaaaacagccaGGCTTTACAATGTCCCAGAATGTCTCTAAATGGAGGGAAAATTTTTGAAACACATGGACTTTTCTAAAAGGCCTTTCACAGAGGCTACCCTGGGAGCTCAATTCAAAAATAAACTTATGTACTAAAACAAAGATGTTTCAGTGCAGCTCCAAAAATCTTATAAATACAGCGATTTGGAAAGACGATGCTGGATCAGAAGAATTTTTATTCCTTGTGTATCTGAGAATAGTAAGAATGGGGAAAATTGTGAAGTCAGGAAGGGACAGGCTGACAACATGCTCACCTCCCAGGGTTGATAAAATGCAAAGGGCTGTATAAGACGGGCCCCCCCTTTACCTCCCTCCAGGTCAAGCAGTATAGATAGACTTCAGGGAGACAAGTTTTCAGCCCCTGATCCCAAGCAACTAGCCCTGACATGCATCTGAGAGAACAAGGGAGGCCAGAGGCCTAAGAATGAGGTTAGGTGGGCTGGCCAGGTGATATATGAAGGGAAGTGGAAATGCTGAGTAGTCTGGCAAGAAAAAAAGGTGACAGGGCTGGACCAAAAGAATCTTCTCAGTGGCAAGAAATACAAGTCTCACCTacattatatgtgtgtatgtctCATCTCAGTTGTCATAATTGTCTCTGTAATTCCCTCCAGAGTAGCGGTCATAACCACCCTGGCTtctggtggggaaaaaaaaaagttatattacAGGAATGTACTGCATACCTCTGATATTAATCACAAGTCACATAATCTTATATACACTATATGTACATATTAACTTATGTTACATATCTATGTGAAACAGGATATATTAAAGTTACGAATATCACAGAAAGCATGTAATTGTACAGCACACAATTTACATATAAACCACATAACATTAATGTAAAACAGTTACATACATATTTACCACCTACCAGACAGTACTCCTATATACGACCATACAATTAACATTAATTGCCAACTTGCCACAACTGCACAGCTCATTAGAGCTGGGGATTAAAACACAGGCAAGCTGACCTCTTACGGAGAAGAAGCACTGCCTTAGTGCCCCAACCTCTTGCTACCCACCTGCCACCATAGTCTCTGGACCTTccatatccatatccatatccTCCAGGCCGACTGTCATACCGACTGCTGCCATATCCTTGGTCCCCGCCACCTGCAGCagataaacatttaaataatagtAGTTGTCCAGACACAGGGCAATAAAAGGTGCTCATGCTCCCCCGTGATCAAACACCTAAGGCACTTACCTCTAGAGTAGCTGCGACCACGCCCATGGCCCCCAAAGGCACCCCCTCGGGTTCCCCGGGCTGACTTGCCCGCATGGTCCACACGAATCTGGCGACCATCCAGGGACTAGGTGTGGAAGGGAGACACAAGGGGAATGGGTTGTTGGTCAGTCGGGGCAGTGGTGAGGGAAGAGTGGGCAAGGGCAGGTGGGCAAAGGAGCCCAGAAACTTCTGCTAGGCACCAGGTTCTGGGTGCCACATTCCAGAACAAGCTCCTTTGACCAGAATGGCTTTATCAGGAGCTTTATCAGGAGCCCACAAAATGACCTGGATCCACCGTGTTCCCCCTGCTACTACTTACATCTTGACTGAACTCAGGTTGAGTTCTCCTCCCCACTCCTCTAAGCTGCCCGACTATTAGGGCTAGATAGACACAGACACCTCTCTTGGTTTGAGGCTTCAGAGTCCATCCCAGAAGACTCACGAGGTCCTCTCCGGGCCAGGCCCGCAGGTCTGCAGACTCTACTACCTAAGCCCAAGGCAGGTCAACCATCCACGGGTGGCTTCTCGGCCTCATGCAGGACCAGTCGTCGCCTCCCAGGCAGCCCGGCTCAGTCTGCCGCTGCCCTCCACCCCCTAGAACAGAAGGCAGTCACGGCTCCCGTGAGTGGGCACTGCGGGGCCTGGTGGCCGCGCTGCCCCTAGCAGACAGAGGGAAAAACAGAAGAACAGAGAAGTAGCAGATGGGGGCAGAGCCCCTCCGCAGGTAAGAGGCCTCACCTCTCCATTCATGGCTTGCATGGCATCTGAGGCATGCTCCGGATTGGTGAAAGTGATGAAGCCAAAACCCCGGGACCGTTGAGTCTCCCGGTCCTTGACGACAACcactggggaagagagaaagtagATGAGGAAATGCTGTTAAGtcataacataaaaaaaaaaaaaaaaacaaaaaaacggaaGCCTAAAAAGAGGGATTCCTCCCACCAATCCTGGAGAGTTATCAGGTTATCCTCGACTTTAGAAACTGAACCCTTAGACCGAGGAAcataggaaggaaaggaaaatctgAAGGTCGAGGGCCTCGACTTTTCACCATCAATGTTTCTTGATATCCAAAAGCCCCAGACTTTCTCTCCTCCACCCCTTATCGGGGACCTGGTTCCTGTTCTCACCTTCAGAGATAGGCCCAAAGCTGCTGAAGTGGTCTTCCAACGCTTGCTCATCGGTGTTGAAGTTGAGCCCTCCCACGAAGAGTTTCCCTTCTTCAGACGACATGGCAGGAAATTCGAGTCCTAGGAAAGAACAAGGAAAAGGGTGGGAGAAACAGCGGAggtggaagaaaaaggagaaaagttggaggactgggaaagaaaaatgaagagagggAACGGAGACagggcagaaaaaaaagagagaaacaaaatgaggAGTAACTAAAGAGAGacgagggtgggggaggggagccgaAAAGGCGGGAATCAGAACAGGATCACGCAGAGGTCGCCATTTGGGGGCCGCTATTGCGCATGCCCATAAAAATCCCCAGCCACCACGCCCGTCATTTTGTGCCGCTGCGCAGGCCTAGAACAGCCTTGCATTCCCTCCGTGCCCACAGAACAAGATGGCGGCGGTCACATGGGGAAGTGGGGGGGTGGTGGAGAGCAAGCAGGTCTGGGCCAACGCGTGGTCAAAGCCGCTACTAATGCCACTAATCCCTCCCGGCATTCCTCACACTGGGACACCGCGCGCCAGCCTCCAACCAACCGAAATGTTTCCTTTCCGAACACAGGCCCGCCCGCCCAGAAGTCCAAGCCTACGTGTCAGAGACTCTGCTCTCCATGCACGCCCCCACGCCCCAGGTCCCGCCCGGGGCGGTGGCAACTGAGCGAGTCGAGGAGCGGCTGCTCCACAGGACAGACGCTATTTACCTGGAAACTGGAAAACAAGACGAGACCAACAGCTAACGTTGAGGACCAGAGAGAATGGGGAGACTGCCGCGCGGGAAGACGCTTGATAAAGCGTACGTAGGAAGCACGTCACGGAACGTGCACCGTGAGGGGCGGTGTGCGTGTTCATTGGCTGAAAAGAGCAGTGGTGGGGGTGTGTGAGCGGGGGAGGGTGGAGGGCTGGGTacgggagggaggaagggacagCAAAGCAAAAGGAGAAGTGCGCTCTTCTCGCATCCGGAAATGGGGCTCCCTGTGTGGAATTGTTGTGTCCTGACATCAGCACCCCCCACCAGCCGCGCGGTCGTCATCCCTCTCGTGCACGAACTTTATTGCCTGGCGGTCTCGATTCCTTACTGTCCCTGACATCATTTTCATTGTCCTTTGCGTCACCCCCCAGTGATTCTGTTGTCATCCTCACCATCACAGTCTCTTCCTCGCCAGTCCCTGACGACATAATTACTGTCCTCTTATATCCCCTCCTCACCCTCTAGTCCTCTAATTTTACACTCCTCAAGGGCTGACATTTTATCCCTGATTTCATCACCTCTCACAGTTCCTGACATCAGACCCTCCACTGACCCCTACCCCTTCTCCTCTATGCCCAACATCTTATTTCCTGTCACTGGACCCTTTTAACTGGAGTCATTCATTCTCATCTCTGTATTCAGTCCTCATCTGACAGCTCCCTGAATCAGCCTCTTGATTTCCCTGGCAGTAGACTGCCTGAGATGCCTTCTAGGATGATGCTCCGATCTTCAGATGGTGTACTGGTGTACATCCCGATTCACAGAACGATTTTTGCCCTCAGAGTAGTTGAGTTCTTCATCCACAGAAAGGACTTGCACAATACACAGTGGATTTATCCAAAAGGCAAGAGCGTCTTAGCCTGCTGCCCATGATTTGGTCTTGTCCAACTTGCAGGACGTCTGAACTTCCTTTGCAATGAATAGATTTGACAGATTTTTTGTTTCTGAGTTCACCATCAACAGAGAGTGGGCTGGTTTACCCTCAGAGACTCTAAATTCCTTATCCATAGGATGGATTCGGCCAGCCTTCTAAGGGTCAGTCCCCCAAACACAGATATATTTGTTCACCTTCAGAATACTTTGCTACTCTTCCACAAAATGGACTCGTCTGGCTTCCTCCTGCCCCCAGAATGGGCTTGAATACACTGGCCACGTAATACTAGTCTTAGATGGTCCTAAAGAATGAGCCcccatacaaaaatatatttctttgccTCTTAAAGCGTCTGAGCTCTGATCATACTCCGTGGTTCAGGATGCATCCTCACTGCTACTCCAAGCAAAGAccctcttattttatttattgcctttattCTCACACCcaacttcctttcttttcctctcattgTCAACCATGTTATTGTGTTTAATGTGTATcttttttgcattatttcataTGAAATTTGCATTTTTGTCTATGCTTTTAAAGTAAATGTGAtgttctgcttttaatttttttctttcaaccagcagttttttttttttattattttaatttaatttaatttttttttgtatgctgtatggtggggatcacatttcattcttttttccatgtgagtatccccttattacagcaccatttgttgaattccttgtttgttttttggtttggtttttcgtttgtttgtttgtttgggaagtgcatggatcaggaatcaagccctggtctcctgcatggcaggcgagaattctaccactgaactaccaagGAGCATTGTTTTTAAGAGCCATCTGTGTTGCTATGTGTACATCTAATCTGTCCATTGCTTATCTAATGGTTGTAATAAACTCCATGCTGTGCAAAAACTGCATCATTTTACCCTTCCACATTCCCAACAAGGGACACTCAAATTGCCTCAACACCCCACTTCAACAAATAATGCCTTGTAAATGTTTCTTTATGGGCCAGTGTGAAAATTCCTTTAGGATATATACTCAGAGaataattgctgggtcataggggaTGTACATACTTAATTTCTGCAAGCAGTGCCAGATTATCTGGAATGGGTGTATTGTCTGtactcctaccagcagtgcatgaaGGTGCCTACATTCCCGTCCCTGCCAACATTTAGCATTATCTAGCTTTCTAAAAATTTCCAGTCTAATAGGTGTAAAGTCATAGTTTGttggttttaaaatttacatttctttgattgataatgattttgagcatctcttcatgtgcttgttCAGTTTGGGTTTTCCTCATGTAAATTGCCTCTTCATATCCCTTGCCAATATCCCTATTGGTCAAATTCCCATATTCCTCTCCTTGTTGATTTTCAGAGATTCCTCACATAATCTGAATATTAATCCCCTAGGTACCTCTCCCACTGTGGTATGGTATCCTTAGTTGAATATAGATATTTAactttgaaat contains:
- the RBM3 gene encoding RNA-binding protein 3, which gives rise to MSSEEGKLFVGGLNFNTDEQALEDHFSSFGPISEVVVVKDRETQRSRGFGFITFTNPEHASDAMQAMNGESLDGRQIRVDHAGKSARGTRGGAFGGHGRGRSYSRGGGDQGYGSSRYDSRPGGYGYGYGRSRDYGGRSQGGYDRYSGGNYRDNYDN